A DNA window from Castanea sativa cultivar Marrone di Chiusa Pesio chromosome 7, ASM4071231v1 contains the following coding sequences:
- the LOC142643648 gene encoding monooxygenase 1-like, whose amino-acid sequence MNEMEEIEIVIVGGGICGLATALALHRKGIKSVVLEKSETLRATGAGITIRANGWCALHQLGVASNLRLTSLTVQGGTNISLASGKQQERPFEKGEIRCLRRSELIKGLAENLPPGTIHLGCQVLSITLDPLSPHSIIQLQNGRTIKATVLIGCDGANSVVAGFLGLKTVKFLSLSQVRGFTKYPSGHDFKNEIVQVIGGHSKIGRIPIDNKLVYWFATLKMNPKDVVAKDPELLQQMTLESIKGFPTKMLDMVKHSDQDSLSISRMKYQAPWDILLGSFRKGTVTVAGDAMHAMGPFLGQGGSVALEDAIILARCLARKRHEIDTKTNGSQVIAYKVGEALDQYVKERRMRLVQLSTQTYLTGILIKNPPFLVRFVCNILMRILFSDTTAHSQYDCGRL is encoded by the exons ATGAATGAAATGGAAGAGATAGAGATTGTCATAGTTGGTGGTGGCATTTGTGGTCTTGCTACTGCTCTTGCTCTTCATAG GAAGGGTATAAAAAGTGTAGTACTGGAAAAATCAGAGACACTGCGTGCAACAGGAGCAGGTATCACTATTAGGGCAAACGGTTGGTGTGCTCTTCATCAACTTGGTGTTGCCTCAAACCTCAGACTAACTTCCCTCACTGTGCAAGG GGGGACAAATATAAGTCTTGCTAGTGGAAAGCAACAAGAAAGACCATTTGA GAAGGGGGAAATTCGATGCTTGAGGCGAAGTGAGCTTATTAAAGGCCTAGCAGAAAACTTGCCACCTGGCACAATACACCTTGGATGCCAAGTACTCTCCATTACACTAGACCCACTTTCTCCCCATTCAATTATTCAACTCCAAAATGGACGTACCATCAAGGCTACG GTTTTGATTGGATGTGATGGAGCCAACTCAGTTGTTGCAGGTTTTCTTGGGCTAAAAACAGTGAAGTTTTTATCATTATCACAGGTTAGAGGTTTCACTAAATATCCAAGTGGTCATgatttcaaaaatgaaattgtCCAAGTCATAGGAGGCCATAGTAAGATTGGGAGGATCCCAATTGACAATAAGTTGGTCTATTGGTTTGCAACTCTCAAAATGAATCCAAAAG ATGTGGTTGCGAAGGATCCAGAGCTCCTTCAACAAATGACTCTTGAATCAATTAAAGGCTTCCCTACAAAAATGTTAGACATGGTAAAACACAGTGACCAagactctctctctatctcacgTATGAAATATCAAGCACCATGGGACATACTACTAGGAAGTTTTAGAAAAGGAACAGTGACAGTGGCTGGAGATGCCATGCATGCCATGGGTCCGTTCTTGGGACAGGGTGGCTCAGTAGCTTTAGAAGACGCAATCATCTTAGCAAGATGCTTGGCACGAAAGAGGCATGAAATTGATACTAAGACCAATGGAAGCCAGGTGATAGCGTACAAAGTTGGAGAAGCATTGGATCAATATGTGAAAGAACGGAGGATGAGATTGGTGCAGTTGTCAACACAAACTTATCTCACTGGTATACTAATAAAAAATCCACCATTTCTAGTGAGATTTGTATGTAACATCCTAATGAGGATTCTCTTCAGTGACACCACTGCTCATTCTCAGTATGACTGTGGCCGCCTCTAA